TCACAGAATTAATTGTTCAATTCAGTACTCTTTTGATagagcaaaaataaagaaatttccCTTGATTCTTAATGtctaatttattaaaactaagaTAATAAAACATGATCTCAATCACATGAAACATGACACAAATgcgcatgtatttgaccattaaagcgctcgcattaagatggcgttagatgtgtgtgctctgctcgtctctgaggctaagcgcgcacacacacaacagcatgcactCTTTTACGTGTTTAAAAGCATAAATGATTGGAATGTACGTCAATGAATGATgcacatcccgtgctgcaaacgttacattacagtacatgcttttagtcattttttatgggaaactgagctttgcagagcaacacgtGTACAACTGGAAAGTGGGCGgtttatgatgcaataatcgtttatcttgagtaatgttttttcataatagtTAGAAGCCGAAATCGGAAccagattttcgattaattgcacagccctactgacTACATTGAACATCATTGGAaaggttgttttggtcattctaaagtgCCTaaccaaagtctgtcatcaaagtagtttggtattattacctcccagaaTTGTCTTAAACATCAGCTGCATTCCCAAAGAGCGCTCTCACACCTCTAAAGTCCACCAGGCTTTCATTGTGTCTCCTCTTCTAAAGGACAACAAATttattatataacaaaaaaggcccacagtgacTGTTTCTACCACAACGAATTTCATATTTGGTGCCAGTAGtaaggaagtgacgattttgtttttgttacttattggatggaaacaatgcttttttagcattttatttgaaattcCAATTTTTTTGTGTACGtttactaggcctgtcacaataattaatatatcgACTTGTCGCACAACGCATGggcatgacctcaatcattttttgcgaagtaataataataaaagttttatatCGCCCATACTTAAAGGCCAATTCTAGCAACGTTATAGCTGTTTGTGCAGACTTTCTATCTCTGTTGGAGGTGTCGATGTccatatggttaaaaaacactagtatttactttaaactactgtagtatatttttatgtgggtgtctgacaactgaaaacagATATgatagcagatatcacagcctcggttactttttttaccttgcactttttttgttaacatttaatattatttatttaggataagcgttttcacattctgattccaatgcctcattattaaatagttaaaatcactataatttaattaatattcttaagaataaaatatgttcTTTGGAAGAGCGTACCTGCATCGTGAAGATAttgtattgtcattctggcattatataatcagtggcataaactggtcttaaaatgacaataatatcgtttatcgcaatatattttggtgctatatatcgtacaacaaaaaatagatattgtcaCAGGCCTAACGTTTacttcacatctttggatggaaacatagctatttacATGCATGCAACTCATGATATCATctgtgttaaggctgatttatatcttctgcgcacctctcaaaaaatgtaactacatgtcgcaacgatgtgttgcgcaagctctgtgattgataATTTTGGTAGCAGCGACAAACGTTGGCGATGCTGACAGCTGTGAACccgatggagcaagtgtttacaagtgtcgagtccttgaaacttttgttttgtgtttaccctatgattaaagttgttgcatgttcgCTGGTTCCcatctctgaatgagcgagttttagctggTCATGACGATCACTCTGTTTAATTCAATGACAAACACAGCATGCCAACTTGTATTGTAATAATActgattttatttagatttgtcTTACATCTATAGATGTATATAATGCTAATCGCATAGTAAATCCATTGTACTGATGGACATTAGTTTTTCcatgtcactttaaaaaaagccTGTTTTCAGCAGCTACATTTTGACCTTGATTTTTAGCTTGCTTAAACACAAATGTCTCAGTCACTCTGAACTGATTTGAGCTTTGCCACATTACAGCGCATTCCTGTTAAAGAAAACAATGGCTCTCATCCAGTAACATGTGCATGCACAAGTCTTAGTCCAAAATGTGCGTACAGATATTTTACGTGAAAATCATGATTCATCAAAAACATATCGACCTACCTAGAATTTATTCTAAAAAATGTAGTAATTCAAGAACAACTTGTACCACAAGTACGTAAGTATAATCATGTTCATAATTGTTCAagttccttttctttctttttttcttttgtgccATAATTGTCTTTAACTAGGACAAGTGTTGCTTTTTGAGGAATTTCCTTGTATATGGAGCTAATTTGGGCATGTATTATGTGAATTGCTGACTtcgtcatacctgtcaacattggaatATGAAAATAAGggcacctgtaatggaaaggaagtaAATTCCAccgttttgtatttatttcaaagagttttcaAGCCtaaggctgcatccgaaatcatcATCTACTAAGTAGGTACTTTATTTGAATTTGCTACTCGATCATTAgaaaaagtacgttctatacattatgaatgtgagcagtatgaatggaattcggacgacTGCATTGATCATGGATCGTGCATACAGTttttctatgaatttggacatacaactctgctcacagactgtttttagTTTGCTAAATAGTATGGAAGTAcccgatttcagacacagcctaagaaaaataaaagcataatttcacatttaagagcaagtgtCGTCCTCTGGTGGTTGAGGTGACTTGTGCATACAGGAAGGATCAGTTCTTTGATGATGTTTATATCCACCCTTCATTGAAAGATTACAAATATGGGGGAACTAAGGGAAAATAATTTAACGGCATGATGGCTgcataaaatgctaaaatatgaAATCTGAAAAACAGGattgttgacaggtatggcaattattagtgaatgagacccattgTTTATCTATGTGTCTGACAGTGATGAAAAGGAGGAGGAAGAGTACGAGAAGGAGGAAGTGGGTGAGGATGGCGAGATCATCTTGGTCACCGGTGATAAAATGTCTGGACCTTGGAATAAATCAGGGGGGGCTCCTCCTTCAGCTGCTTCAGCTCCGGGTGAGTCTTTTAAAGTCTTTTCAAAAGCTAGAAATGTTTGTGTTAGTTGAGCTCTTTAACACATTTAACACTAATCTTTATCATTTCCTGATAGTTGAGGAAGTTGAAGTTCCTGAGCCCAAAGCACCTGGTGTATATCGTCCCCCTGGGGCCCGGTTAACCACTACTAAGAAAGGCCCAGCTCAAGGGCCTCCAGAGATCTTCAGTGACGCCCAGTTTCCTTCACTCTTGTCCACTGCCAGACATGTGGAGACTCGCAAGTAAGACGTCAATGGGCTGTTTAATCTTTACTGTTTATTTCCTTTCTTTAATTTTCTGCAATGTTTGTACTCTGCACAGCATACATGTTTGCATGTGAGATGCCAAAAATGTTTGTTATTATTGACTTAATTGATTGAAGATATGTTTtagtatttaattataaatatcagATTAAAAAATAGCAATGCTATttactctaattggtttaattgCATGAATTCCTATATAAAAATGTAGATTTATGAAAGTACAACTGAAAATCTTTCATAGCTTTGTTAACATGCAAAATTTAGAATCTTAATTATTTCATGCATCTGAAGTAGATATTATTGCATCCAAGCACCAAAAAAAAGTGTTCACCGATCCGTTTTAGAAATAAcagtaatatttgtatttttaaatctatattcACTTAGTCCAGAATCAAAGTGATCTTGGAACTTAAGAGTTAGAATCTAACCTGACGTTTGAATTGAGACCCAGCCTCAGACAAAAAGACGATAATAAAATAGATCAGTAAATTGTAAATTTAAATCTGATTGGATGtgccattttattattattttgtatttaatgcaggtctgtgtgaaaatgttaattttttttttttttatttgtgatggtttttgatgaataaaaaaattaagtatattAAGTAAAAATGTCTCGTTAGTTTGTTGTTAACtgcaataaaaatttaattaaagcaCACTTTAAAAAGCAGAGACCCAGTAATAattcaatatttacatttatttaaatgttaaaaaaaagtcgTAAACTAAGATTTTTAAATGCTTAGTCGCATATTATTTGACATGTATACTAAGAAGAATTCTCAAGTAAGGGGCTGGTGGGGCATTAACCTGAAAGTGTACCACAGGGGGAGTGTTTTAATATTTCTTTgtgtgaaatataataaataaaattaacccccagtttaataaaatataaaacataagatatctaaaaccaaaaataatttattaagcagtAATAATATTATGTTAAAAACACCACAAGTGTAATATTTGCTTCAGCATGTGTGTAGTAAACTAAATTGCATCTTTCATTTAGATGGAGACACACATCATAAGGacatcttatttatttttgtctgtatatctagtttaataatcataaaaactACTGTAGTCAACGTTTGAAGTGAATCAAATAAGTTtgtcaaaattgtcctaagaaaagtatgggtgttgttcaatagtagggctgggcgatttgtcctaaaatcaaaatctcgattgaTTGAACATTTTACCTCGATTATGATTAattaacgattattttatttatttatttacttatctattatatatatatatatatatatatatatatatatatatatatatatatatatatatatatatatatatatatatatatatatatatatatatatatatatatatatatatacatatattattttatttttattttttgccttcatagttcactgacaagtatTCTACAGTAACTATGCTCACAAATTACAAGTcagagatttttaaatgaagggtgcattgcttgattttaaaataattgaaagaaaCTCACACTAtatactatctatgattatttattgaacatcaacgctgaacaactgaaattgaagcagaagtataaattatccTCAGacttttaaggctgatttatacatctgTATCTAGTGATCGGCGTAACCCACGGTGCCTGCGCGAAACACTCCGTAGGATcaaatctttgcattgacttaacatgtaaatcactcgcgcttgatgcttcatccacgctggtgtgaacgcagcataacgCCATGTCCCATCAACAAGTGACGTGACACAATTCcagtgtaaaatgttatttaaactcATACTGgaaacatttaacactgaataaagcacacacatatatatatatatatatatatatatatatatatatatatatatatatatatatatatatatatatatatatatatatatatatatatatatatatatatatatatatatgtgtgtgtgtatgtatgtgtatatatgtgtgtatgcccCTACATATCCAATCATGCAAACTATTATTGCTTTTTGCTGTAGGGACAGAGAGATGGAGAAAACCTTCGAGGTGGTCAAGCACAAGAGCCGGGTTAGAGAAGGCGAAGGTCCAGGCTCCATGCAGCAGTTACAGTTAGATAATCAGTACGCCATACTGGGGGACAAATAATAGCCATCTCCCCTGTCCCCCCCAAGCCTACCGCCGACGGTACAGTAAGACTCGCAGGGGGCAAAAAAAAATGACCTGCAGCTGCCTGATGCAGTCCTGACTGAGCTGGAGACGTCTGTgcccatacatacacacacaaacacaccctaTTAAACATATACACATGAaaatatttttacacacacatttaGCCATTGAAGTcctctcatatacacacacacaaacacacggacACGGCGGATAAAGGCCCTCCCTTATCAACTGCATTCAAACAAGCTGCAGCAAACAGGAACTGACTGAAATTTCCAAATCTGCTTTATAAACAACACCGTTCACCAAGACGAATGACACTGCATCAAACGAACAAGGCACCAAATGTTTATTACGGTGGATTTCCTCATGAGGTTGGTTGGCCGGCAGAGCCACTGGACATCAGCCAATCTTGAGAAAATGAGAAAAGCCACTTTGAGGATGGAGTATAAGACATTGggtgagaataaaaaaaaaaactgctaacgtttttttttctttgctacaTCAGTATCGCTCCCAAACCATTGGATTTTTTTATTCTTGCGTTGTGATGACAGAAAGCTGGGAGTTTTTGGTTTTGGGCACTAGAGAGGGGAGACTACCTCAGTTACATATCTGTGGTTACTATGTCGACCAGGTTCTGGGCTCTGATTGGCTGCAGAAATTAACACCAGTCCAGCCAAAGAGGAGCAACTCAACGTTTCAACCTTAAACTTGAATattctcctgtttttttttccccccctCTCTTCTTAATGCAAGATCTGTCGACAGAGGCGATAAAGTCTTCAAATTTACCTGTTAAAGTGGCCTTACTGTGGGGGAAAAAAGATATGAAAGCAATGGGagagaaatatatttatatttagagatGCGCAAAAAAGATATTGTTCTCAAAGGCACTTCCTGGTCGTGTTGCAGGTGAATGCCTGCTTGATGAAATCTTACCACTCTGAGGAGTTCAAAAAAACCATCTTCGTATCCCTCTGTGAGAATGTAGTTCTGTGCTAGCTTGTCGACATGCTGCGAATAATGGATGATCTCTAACAATGTCCCTTTAACCCTTTCATCTGTTCATCTCTCCTCATTTTATTTGATTCCATGATGATTGACAAACCATTATTAAAGCTTAACCTTTCTAATCTCATATCACGTTTCTGCTTTGGTGTGTGTTTTGCTGTGGCCTAGAGAGGTGCTGTAGTCATTGGATATCAGGATAGTCACCTAAAAAACCTCATCTTCAACATCTAGGTGACTTTTTTGCACTTCAGCAGAACATTGAAGCAGATTTCAAGCTGAAATTGTGCTTCTTGTTGATTCATAAATGCCAGGTGAACTGCTACCAATGATTTGAGGTGCTGTGGGGTTCACAGAGTTGAGCTCCTGACATTTCAGACAGATATTTCTGTTGAACTCCTGAACAACGTCTATTCAGCTCTTGATGACTTGCTCTCTCGTTGGCTTCAGCTCGTCACTACGTCTGATCTCACATGTGATCGAGTCGGCCAACTGGTCTGGAATAtttagcatgctagatattggatttgtGTCTGTGAGCCTCTTTGATGCTtcgttcagtagttcacacataaagactgttGATTGACAAGGACCCGCAGATTTGCATCCAATCACAGCACGATCTGTTTGCGAGCTCGCTAACTTGCAAATCGGACTCAAATCGGGCTTAAAGTCtagtagtgtgaactaggcattaGTGATGTCTGGCTTCCACGCTACTCTAGAATCTTCACCCACGAAAATGGAGactgttttagtttggaaatgCTGGTGTTACGTTTCAGTGTAGATTTTAAACGATACTGTAATTCGATACCAATCATTGCTATAtatttggtcactttattttgatggtttgtttgttgaatttaagttacattgcgtctacatgccaactaattctcattagattataagtagacagctggggttagggttagtgtaagttgacatgtacttgtaaagtttcttatagtcagttaaatccCTGTTGAAGCagagtattaacagatattaagcagacagaaattttaaaaacgttaatttcctgctaacatttgagtgctgttgagcgcGTCCTTAAATggtgctgatttgccattatgttcatatgctcaacagaaatgactgtgagtGGCCGTGAAGGCCATCAGTTCACTAAaatcacagctgtttactgagtgtaagaACGTGCTAAAATGCTTGGAGGAAATTGacgttttaaaatttcagtaccgattggtattgaattccagtatcatgacaacttCTTGACTGAAaagcaaacatttgaaaatggAGGCATTGCCATCCCCAATCACTCTCTGATTGGTCTTCTGGACTATTGCGTATTGTTCCCCGATTCATCAAGGTCCTCTCATATGACGTTCATCATCATCTTAAATTCTTGGAACTTGGATTTAACTTAGAGTAGTGTGTCTCAATTCAGTACTCAGgaaaaatgcagagtttttttttttctcttttacaaTGTGCGATATCAAACATTCCACAGCCActgtctcccctgcgtctgtgtgtttgttttgcctcggtGAAAATCAGCGGGTGCCCAAATGTAAACTCTCATTTTTATTCAAATCCTTCCTTCTTTCCCTGCCCCccacactcccacctaaacagagctagacacacccactttcctgactttttccaaactcgAGGTGTGAAAACAGCCTgttgagacaggggggtttcatggccctttaataattctaattctgcttttgtccatattttacccaaagttagggtaaaacaacaaacatttttttagaatgtacatgtttaatgGTCCTTTTCAATATTGACTAGATGTAACCTTCTAGAACTATACTTCTATAAACCATCTATTTATAAGCTTGAGGGAGGAGGTGAGGCGTATTTGGGGTTGTACGCCCAGGGTGCTATTCATGCTAGCACTGCCActgccgacaaatgcctgaaatcacaggcaaatcggttcACGTGagcaacaatcacacagtgtgaactgtcAAAGATGCGATAtgagagaatcgctgatgagttgctgacacccgtgagatatttggcatgctaaatatctagacctgtcggcgattcaaatcatgccatgtgagtTCTGATTGACAATAACATTTGCGATcagctacagccaatgagagagcagcatccacttgtATGTGTATGAAAtgaaagaaatgaaggaaaaactagtgtaaatttggcatgAGCACCTGTGTGTTTAACGTGTCATCAGAGCGATATCACGACCGAGTCGAAAAAAGTTGAAGAGAatttgctaattcccttcaaaacccaAGTGAGCAAAACAAGtcaattttctaccccactaaagtctttttccattatgtagttaataatgaAAGATACTACATGGCCtggcgttgtttccatgtcacttgcCACGTGTtcggttgtgagacgtagtttgtggaccaagacAAAGTTGTCACCGATTCGTCCTATTGTAAATTTATACAGTGTGAACCCCCTAATGCCAATCCATTTTGCAATGTGAACACAGCACCAACGAAATGCTAgctcagatagtcatgcagtgtgaaaacatcagtGACATAAGTAGTACAGTGACAATTGTGCAGTCTGAACTGTAGTTGCACACATATCCATATAAATATCCATTCAAAAAGATCTTAGActcaccatttatttatttttttcagtggcaAAAACTCTCCAGTGTATTAAATATTTACCATCTTGTAAAAATACAACTAGGTGAGTTTTGTGTCATGCACTATATGCATGAATTTATAAACATTTCAAAATCATTGTATCTTAAAATGAATGAGATTGTTAAAGAACTTCAGCTAGGTTTTCTGTTCATACAAACACCCTGCATAATATAACAAAGCGTGGTTAGAAGTTGAGGAAATTATGTATTGCGTTAAAGCAGTCCAATTACACTCTCGGATGTCCCAAAAATGTGTGCCTGAAATTTCATCTTAAATGCCTTTTAAACATTTCTGTAAAATGCCCATTTTAGGGGGCAGAAGCAAAAACGTTTTTGTGAGTATGTTGAAATACAAATGAGCTGCTGTTCATGTTGTTTTGCCATCACAGCCAGGTGCCATTAAAgtgcagggttcatacggtcatggaaaacctggagaagtcatggaattttgacatggcattttccaggcctggaaacgTTTTGGAAaatcagaaaaacccacaaagttttggaaaagtcatagaaaatagatatctgtatacttgaatataggttattaacttcttttctgtccttggccaatcacatactctcacattattagtgcgatgtaagcattatctaaatcaactTTACATAGACATAAATATAAGCTAAAACTAAATAGATTGAGTTTtccgatatgctgtaataaattttaacctctattgtttttttttttaccacgcatatgtagatattgcatgaaacattagttcatgaaaatttatttgaaatcttggaaaaatcatggaaaagtcatggaattttagaaGTAAAAATGTCTAAGAACCCTgcaagtgtgtgtgcatatataaaaataaatttcccCAAATCGTTTATATTTCATCAAT
This window of the Danio aesculapii chromosome 24, fDanAes4.1, whole genome shotgun sequence genome carries:
- the cdv3 gene encoding protein CDV3 homolog gives rise to the protein MADVAPAGVEKSLDDFFAKRDKKKKKEKGKGKEQVTGAAAMPVKKMKKEKEKSTKSENQDAQMEKEDEEWKEFEQKEVDYTGLRLQAMQMSDEKEEEEYEKEEVGEDGEIILVTGDKMSGPWNKSGGAPPSAASAPVEEVEVPEPKAPGVYRPPGARLTTTKKGPAQGPPEIFSDAQFPSLLSTARHVETRKDREMEKTFEVVKHKSRVREGEGPGSMQQLQLDNQYAILGDK